In Aedes albopictus strain Foshan chromosome 3, AalbF5, whole genome shotgun sequence, the following are encoded in one genomic region:
- the LOC134290744 gene encoding uncharacterized protein LOC134290744 → MSNKASSTRSRLSVALEDASQLLGTGAIGGAPEGHEASTTNDAVNAEFSNLAIVNNAQREANGSAKSATNAKRNTATVGEVYLSSRQVNVDISNSKKVPSLGTIPNETARARSSAIANNPVPLSNPVYNKPHAIEHQNVRVRVTRFSHCELCNGRDTSSMVQCDGCDLWYHFSCVEVTSGIANRSWICPACSVPDTRPDIEEQQHFPSATHPVDPPPPLEGSRRFIGTTNSNRSNQRRITRRLQMLEEQKQLEQKYLEEKYRILDEEDGDNDTVVSDNEVGSMEMSKVRGWLIDTGRCGEDGDSGLVEEVNEQEYNPIDQRAAYMERTGPRLTPRLTHEFYPHQRSTPRELGKTRNDPLQKPSSLAPILDGALRRTSFNVVPDNQFRRPPGAAIQFCEQTGQRESSTSIQDCLACNGSCTSIAKCKRFEELSLDAKWAVVRESKLCRKCLRKHNGICRQQKPCGVNNCSFLHHPLLHNTLKDAEKDRTDKTPTNSTGSCNVHQSQTSEILFRIVPVLIHGPSKVVMTYAFIDDGSELTLMEESLAEELGVKGPRTSLCLKWTSGTTRVEAESQIVDVGISATGKSTKPIRITNVHTIESLQLRPQTLVFAELLQRFQHLEGLSIESYENVCPRILIGLDNASLGNAMKSREGKPYEPIAVKTRLGWIVYESCSRTPQNVNYVNVHAIEVCECNSTTDDNLHSAIKNYFALDSLGIVKPEKVLRSADEERAMKILETQTTQIGGRYETGLLWKFDNVRLPNSSGMAHRRWECLERRMKRDQLFADVVRSKMADYAEKGYVRRLTKEELKTPNVRKWFLPVFPVVNPNKPGKVRLVWDAAATAYGVSLNSLLLKGPDLLTSLLTVLVKFRQFRIAVCGDIREMYLQISLKQDVRLCFFWKDSEEDKDGSVYAMSVLPFGVSCAPCIAQYVKNINAKRFEKEHSAAVSAIVDEHYVDDMLTSVERKEDAVDLAINVKMIHAEAGFEMRNWISNCPEVLEALEEQQTEEKDLNMTDGVVTEKVLGMWWNTANDCFTFKISPRYNPDLMSGQQRPTKREVLRTLMMIFDPLGLIGHFLMYLKVVLQEIWRTSVGWDDEIEEKQFEMWLEWLNVLPAVAKVQIPRCYRTATSIESSTDVQLHIFVDASEKGFAAVVYLRFQEEQTIETALVGSKTRVAPIKFLSIPRSELQACVIGVRFATSIIKSLSISVTKRFFWTDSSDVISWLKSDHRRYSQFVAFRVSEILEASDVGEWQWIQTKQNVADDGTKWKRVPDMSTTSRWFNGPEFLKKPESEWPVKPHSGATVEELRPHLLVHLRMLKPIIDPQRFSKWTHLLRRVAYVFRFINNAKAHKHERSTGPLTSLELGLAEKYLYRLAQRSTFSDEVAILLEKRTLETSSLVIPKSSSIYRLCPFLDEDDVLRVRGRTRACQFANQDAVNPIILPRDHHITRLLVFYYHSKHHHQNHNTTINELRQRYSIPHLKATYNSIRRSCQQCKNDKALPQSPSMGDLPLPRLAAYSRPFTYMGVDYFGPYVIALGRRLEKRWVLLATCLTTRAIHLQIVHTLTTDSCIMALRNVMSRRGVPAVIYSDRGTNFQGASKELNNAVKSLDQERLATEFTTSHTSWAFIPPASPHMGGAWERLVRTVKQNLAKLKPNRAVSHEVLENMLTEIENVVNSRPMTDLPLDDDYSPVLTPNHFLLGSSNGLRTWVPFDDSSRVLKNSWKLSQTLANQFWKQWLRDYLPCITRRTKWFSDVKPIEINDLVIIVDPKFPRNTWPKGRVIGIRQGADHQVRSATVQTASGIYERPAVKLAVLDVGVRSNAV, encoded by the exons ATGTCGAATAAGGCTTCATCAACCAGGTCTCGTTTGAGCGTTGCTTTGGAAGATGCCAGTCAACTTCTTGGCACTGGCGCAATTGGCGGCGCTCCTGAGGGTCATGAGGCTTCAACTACCAATGATGCTGTGAACGCCGAGTTCAGCAATCTGGCCATCGTGAACAACGCGCAACGCGAAGCGAACGGTTCAGCAAAATCGGCAACGAATGCAAAACGCAACACAGCTACAGTAGGAGAAGTATACCTCTCTTCCCGCCAGGTAAACGTTGATATTAGCAATTCTAAAAAAGTTCCGTCATTGGGTACCATACCCAACGAAACCGCTAGAGCACGGTCGTCTGCCATAGCGAACAATCCGGTTCCGTTATCTAATCCCGTTTACAACAAACCTCACGCGATCGAACATCAAAACGTGCGCGTACGAGTCACTCGGTTTAGTCATTGTGAACTTTGTAACGGAAGAGATACCAGCAGCATGGTGCAATGTGATGGATGCGATCTGTGGTATCATTTTTCTTGTGTAGAAGTAACGAGTGGTATAGCAAATCGTAGTTGGATCTGTCCAGCGTGTAGTGTACCGGATACACGCCCCGACATCGAGGAACAGCAACATTTTCCGTCAGCGACCCATCCAGTAGATCCACCCCCTCCTCTCGAAGGCTCACGAAGGTTCATCGGAACGACGAACAGTAATCGTAGTAACCAACGAAGGATTACCCGGCGACTGCAGATGTTAGAGGAGCAGAAACAACTGGAACAAAAGTATCTGGAGGAAAAATACCGTATTTTGGATGAAGAGGATGGCGACAACGATACTGTGGTTAGTGATAACGAAGTAGGTTCAATGGAGATGTCCAAAGTTCGGGGATGGCTCATAGATACTGGAAGATGTGGCGAAGACGGCGATTCCGGTTTAGTCGAAGAAGTCAACGAACAAGAATATAACCCCATCGATCAGCGAGCTGCTTATATGGAGCGAACAGGGCCACGGTTAACACCGAGGTTAACACACGAATTCTATCCCCATCAGCGGTCTACGCCACGCGAGCTGGGCAAAACTAGAAACGATCCACTGCAGAAACCATCATCATTAGCGCCGATTTTGGATGGCGCACTTCGACGAACATCGTTCAATGTTGTACCTGATAACCAGTTTCGGCGCCCACCTGGTGCAGCGATTCAGTTCTGTGAACAG ACCGGACAGAGGGAATCTTCGACGTCAATTCAGGATTGTTTGGCATGTAATGGAAGCTGTACGTCGATCGCCAAATGTAAACGGTTCGAAGAGCTAAGCTTGGATGCGAAGTGGGCCGTTGTTAGAGAATCCAAACTGTGCCGTAAATGTTTGCGCAAGCACAATGGAATATGCCGACAGCAAAAACCTTGCGGAGTGAATAACTGCTCTTTTCTACACCACCCGTTGCTACACAATACGTTGAAGGATGCGGAGAAGGACCGGACGGACAAAACTCCAACAAACTCTACTGGAAGCTGCAACGTTCACCAATCTCAAACGAGcgaaattctttttagaattgTTCCCGTACTAATCCACGGTCCATCAAAGGTAGTCATGACATACGCTTTCATAGATGACGGCTCAGAACTAACGCTAATGGAGGAAAGCTTAGCAGAGGAGCTCGGAGTTAAGGGTCCCCGTACTTCGTTATGTTTGAAGTGGACAAGTGGAACGACGAGAGTTGAAGCTGAGTCCCAAATTGTCGACGTTGGCATATCTGCTACTGGAAAATCGACAAAGCCGATTAGAATCACCAACGTTCACACCATTGAAAGTCTGCAGCTTCGACCTCAAACCTTAGTATTTGCTGAATTGCTGCAACGCTTTCAACATCTTGAAGGCTTATCCATCGAGTCATATGAGAATGTCTGCCCTCGTATCCTCATTGGCCTTGATAACGCCTCGCTAGGAAATGCTATGAAAAGCCGAGAAGGGAAGCCCTACGAGCCGATTGCGGTAAAAACTCGATTGGGGTGGATCGTATATGAGAGCTGCTCACGAACACCTCAAAACGTGAACTACGTAAACGTACATGCAATCGAAGTATGCGAGTGTAACAGCACAACCGACGATAATCTTCACTCCGCCATCAAAAACTATTTCGCTTTGGATAGCCTTGGAATCGTCAAACCCGAGAAAGTTTTGCGATCTGCGGATGAAGAACGAGCGATGAAAATTCTTGAAACGCAGACAACACAAATAGGAGGACGGTATGAAACAGGGCTTCTTtggaagttcgataatgttcgttTACCGAACAGCTCTGGAATGGCTCATCGAAGATGGGAGTGTTTAGAACGACGTATGAAGCGGGATCAGTTGTTTGCTGATGTTGTGAGGTCAAAAATGGCAGACTACGCAGAAAAAGGGTATGTTCGAAGGCTGACTAAAGAGGAACTGAAAACACCAAATGTTCGCAAATGGTTTCTACCCGTGTTTCCTGTTGTGAACCCCAACAAACCGGGAAAGGTTAGACTAGTGTGGGATGCGGCGGCCACGGCTTACGGGGTGTCTCTCAACTCGTTATTACTCAAGGGCCCAGATCTTTTGACGTCGCTGCTCACCGTTCTTGTAAAATTCCGACAGTTCCGAATCGCTGTTTGCGGAGATATACGAGAAATGTATCTGCAAATTTCACTAAAACAAGATGTTCGTCTGTGctttttctggaaggattctgaagAAGACAAAGATGGTAGCGTCTACGCTATGTCGGTATTGCCATTTGGAGTATCCTGCGCCCCTTGCATTGCGCAATATGTGAAAAACATAAACGCCAAGCGATTTGAAAAAGAGCATTCTGCGGCTGTGAGCGCTATTGTCGATGAACATTATGTCGatgacatgctcactagcgtcgagCGTAAAGAAGACGCGGTGGATCTAGCAATAAATGTTAAAATGATCCATGCGGAAGCAGGATTTGAAATGAGAAACTGGATTTCAAATTGCCCGGAAGTATTGGAAGCTCTTGAAGAGCAACAAACGGAAGAAAAGGACCTCAACATGACCGACGGCGTGGTAACCGAGAAAGTACTTGGTATGTGGTGGAACACGGCCAACGATTGCTTTACTTTCAAGATTTCTCCACGATACAACCCTGATCTAATGTCGGGACAGCAAAGACCAACTAAACGAGAAGTACTCAGAACCCTAATGATGATCTTCGATCCTCTTGGTCTTATTGGTCATTTCCTGATGTACTTGAAAGTAGTTCTGCAGGAGATCTGGCGCACATCTGTAGGCTGGGATGATGAAATTGAAGAGAAGCAGTTTGAAATGTGGTTGGAGTGGCTAAACGTTCTTCCAGCTGTGGCAAAAGTTCAGATTCCACGATGCTATAGGACTGCTACGTCTATCGAAAGTTCCACCGACGTGCAGTTGCATATCTTCGTCGACGCTAGCGAAAAGGGATTCGCAGCTGTGGTATATCTTCGTTTTCAAGAGGAACAAACAATTGAAACAGCTTTAGTTGGATCGAAGACCCGCGTCGCTCCGATTAAGTTTTTGTCTATTCCGCGTTCAGAGCTCCAAGCATGCGTCATCGGAGTAAGATTTGCCACTAGCATAATAAAATCGCTGTCTATCAGTGTCACCAAGCGTTTCTTTTGGACGGATTCAAGCGATGTAATTAGCTGGCTGAAATCGGATCATCGTCGATACAGCCAATTCGTTGCGTTCCGAGTGAGCGAAATACTGGAAGCCTCGGACGTGGGCGAATGGCAATGGATCCAGACAAAACAAAACGTCGCGGACGACGGAACCAAGTGGAAGCGTGTTCCCGACATGAGCACAACCAGTCGCTGGTTCAATGGaccagaatttttgaagaaaccagaATCGGAATGGCCAGTAAAACCACATTCCGGAGCAACAGTAGAGGAATTGCGTCCACACTTGCTAGTACACCTGAGGATGTTGAAGCCGATTATTGACCCCCAACGATTCTCCAAATGGACACACCTACTACGCCGCGTCGCTTATGTGTTTCGTTTCATTAATAATGCGAAAGCACACAAACATGAAAGGTCCACAGGACCATTGACAAGCCTAGAGTTGGGTTTAGCTGAAAAATATCTGTACCGGTTAGCTCAACGCAGTACCTTTTCCGACGAGGTTGCTATTCTTCTGGAAAAACGAACACTGGAAACTTCCTCATTGGTGATCCCAAAGAGCAGCTCAATCTATCGTCTCTGCCCTTTTCTAGATGAAGACGACGTACTCCGTGTTCGCGGAAGGACTAGGGCATGCCAATTTGCCAACCAAGACGCTGTCAACCCTATTATTCTGCCAAGGGATCATCACATCACCCGACTCCTAGTATTTTATTACCATAGCAAACATCATCACCAAAACCACAATACAACCATCAACGAATTGCGGCAGCGATATAGCATTCCTCACTTGAAAGCTACGTATAATAGTATTCGGCGATCCTGTCAACaatgcaaaaatgataaagcaCTTCCTCAATCGCCGAGTATGGGAGACTTGCCTCTTCCACGTCTGGCAGCCTATTCTCGTCCATTTACGTACATGGGGGTGGACTACTTTGGTCCTTACGTGATCGCCTTGGGACGGCGACTTGAAAAACGATGGGTGTTGCTTGCCACATGTCTTACCACTCGCGCCATTCACCTACAAATAGTTCACACATTGACTACCGATTCATGTATAATGGCTCTAAGAAATGTCATGTCCAGGAGAGGAGTTCCAGCAGTTATATACAGCGATCGGGGAACAAACTTTCAAGGAGCCAGCAAAGAATTGAATAACGCAGTGAAGAGTTTGGATCAGGAACGACTTGCAACAGAGTTCACAACCTCGCACACCAGCTGGGCTTTCATACCTCCGGCATCTCCGCACATGGGAGGCGCATGGGAGCGCCTCGTGCGAACCGTGAAGCAAAATCTTGCCAAACTGAAGCCTAACAGAGCCGTCTCTCATGAAGTTCTCGAAAACATGCTAACGGAAATAGAGAACGTTGTTAATTCTCGTCCGATGACTGACCTGCCTTTAGATGACGACTACTCCCCAGTATTAACTCCCAACCATTTTTTGTTGGGATCTAGCAATGGATTGAGAACGTGGGTCCCCTTTGACGACAGCTCAAGGGTACTGAAGAACAGCTGGAAACTTTCGCAGACCTTAGCTAACCAGTTTTGGAAGCAATGGCTTAGAGATTATCTACCATGTATCACGCGCCGAACGAAATGGTTCTCAGATGTCAAGCCGATTGAGATCAACGACTTGGTTATCATCGTGGACCCAAAGTTTCCACGGAATACCTGGCCCAAGGGTCGTGTAATCGGGATCAGGCAAGGTGCAGATCATCAAGTAAGGAGTGCTACCGTCCAAACTGCCAGTGGAATCTATGAGCGACCTGCGGTGAAACTCGCCGTGCTTGACGTAGGCGTTCGAAGTAATGCAGTTTAG